The window atgaataagaaaaaataCCTTAACAAAAAAGAATATTCAAATCGTAACTAAAAGACAAAGTGTTATATCGTTGGAGCAGTGTCCATGGCCTGAACATTATAACGGATTATTTCATATTACATCTTTGCTCTTACATTCCTAAAACATTGTGAAATTGTAAAACGTGTGTTAGAAAAACTTGGTTCTgatggaaattttttaattaCATGATTTGAAACATAGGACCCATTTTGAATTAATGATgagacaataaaaaataaaagaagaatacCATGAAAATAATCAAATACATATCTCATGGGATTTTAgttgataaaaaatgaaatataatgTTGACACAGGAAATGGACTAAGGCATTGGTATTAACATTCTTGAAAGGTGTGGTCATAACATTACTGTTGTCTATAAAATTATTATGAAGTACTTTGAACTTTTTATGGCTAAATGGGATTGGGCGATTAAAGGACTGTTTCTTTCAACTATATAGGTGACTAACTATTGATATATCTTTtcggagggcaaagatccatgtagcagaCTCATTAATTTGGGGTACaactgagtttgttgttgttgttaaaaTTAATTTAAGTTTTGTAGAACATATAGTTGTTGTCTATAATTTGACGTTATTGTATGAAAACTTTTACACAAAGATGGATTATGAGTCACAACCAAAAAGCAAGGATGAGTTATTAGACATATTGAGAAGGCATTGCAAAAGGTGTTATTATAATGATAGAGGGAAAAATGATGCTTCCTAATCAGAGTACATGTGCATTATTGACAGTTCATTTAAGTTTGGTCGGCTATAGTATACAATCTCACTTATGCACAGGAGGATTATGGTCAATTACAAATCCagttaaaaaaatatgtatggATGAAAGGATAACATAGATATGTAACTACGATTATTAGAGTTATACCATGGTAGGTCTAACTGGGGTGTTGATCTCCTTCCCAAATTTTTGGGTGCGGGTAAGGATTCTGATCCAGATGGCTTAGCATTACTTTTCAAAAGAAATTATTATGTTATGAATACGAAAAAAtaccttaacaaaaaaaaaatcagatagtaACTAAAAGACAATAGTGTTATACAGTTGGAGGCGTGGCCAGAACATCTTCATAGATGATTTCCTATTGCATCCTTGATCGTACACTCCTAGATCACCGCGGAATAGTAAAACGTGGGTTGGAAAAACTTGGTTCCAATGAAAACTTTTTAATTGTATGATCTGAAACATAGGACCCATTTTTTATTAATAGTGAGacgataaaaaatagaagaacaaTACCATGAAAATAATGAAGGATATATCTCATGGGCTTTTAGTTAATGAAAAAAGAACTatattattgtcatttttttttactacttgTGCCTTATATGCCCAAACATGTTCATTCCTATTGCGATTCTTCTTGGCTATAAATATAAGACTTTGGACCTATCTTAAAAAGACCTTTAACCACTCAATCAATAGTTAGTTTTGGGTTCTTGAGCTTTTAAAATCATACTAGTGAGTTTTAAACTTGTTAACTCCACCCTTTAAAGGATTTGCTTTGTGTTTGTATTTGTAAATTTTTCCTTTGAGAGGATTTGTAACTTGAGTGAAAATACCCACTGACTCTTCAAGAGAGTTGTAGTAGGGGATAGAACATCTCTGTCTTTGTAAGAAATTAAAAGCACTAGTCTAGCTCTACTTGTTAAAatggattttgtttattaaaaaaaatttaaacaaataGAACCGACAAAATTGCTTTGATGAATAACTTAAGTTTTAATGACCTTGGATTGAAAAAATGTAGTCAAGAAACATGATTTATAAGCATATTTGTATATAGGATAATGCATCGGTATTTAATAGATAAATGGCTTAGGAATCAAAGTTTTCGATCTTAGTTGTTTTAGTTCTTGTGGTTCCATTGATTTTCCATGATAAATGAGAGAGGAGTTTTAATattgaaatagaagagaagatttTCAAACTAGGTCATGATGCAGTGAGTGTAGCTCCATGACCAAGTTTTAGTGCTACATTTGTCAAGTAGTGTGCAACTACTATCtcatggtctctctctctctctctctctctctctctctctcacacacacacacacacacacacacacacacacattcacatATATACACACAAGATTGGGACTTATTTGTCGAGTAGTGTGCAACTACTACTCTCATGACCCTAGAAAGGGCCTCACCTGAAGCTTAGGCTTTTGGATTGGATACTATCAAGTCCCAATCTTGTGTATGTatatgtgcatgtgtgtgtgtgtgtgtgtgtgtgtgtgtgtgtgtgtgagagagagagagagagagagagagagagagagagagtttttacATGTTTTAGAATTAAACATTTTCTAAAGGGCCTTCTAAACACTATTCAATTGTGGTACTCTATAATGATGCTCAAGTTCTTGAACATTTAGTgcaatttttcctttcctaAAAAGATTCTATATGAATCTTAATATTAAATCTGAAGACAGATAATACCCACAAATGGAATTCATTACATAAATGCataaaaaaatctagaagaagaaagaatgactAAAgcataaaatagagaaattattTAGATTTATTACCCAAATACTACTCTTTTACAttaatgacaaaaaaataagaaccaattaaataaacctaaagattagaaaatcattatataatgtgtcagagagagagagagagagagaactttctAGTGGAAATTTATACCATGAATCATAGAGATTTTCGCCTTCAGTCTGTCTCCAAGGTATGATTTCAAAACAAAGCACACCAAGTATGTGATATAGTCGATCATGTTAGGGTTTCCTTTTCGATAAAGAAGTTCAGCAAGAACATCCTGCCGATTTACACTTTCCATCAATTTCTAAGCGGAAATCAGAGAGAGTGTGAGAACCTTCTTGCGGAAATGTAAGCCGTGAATCGTAGAGATTTTCGCCATCAATCCATCTCCAAAGTGCGATCGCAAAACAAAATACACCAGGTATGTGATAGTTCAATCATATTATGGTTTCCTTTTCGATAGAGAATTTTAGCAAGCACATCATGCCAATTCATACTTTCCATCAATTTATAAGCATAAATCAAATTAGGGATTTAACCTTAAGTCCGCTCCATCCATAACAGTCAATCAATACTTCATCAATTTAAGGGAAGAAGTACATCCatgcaattttatttttctaccaCTGTCATGCATATCTAAAGTGTATCTTGTGTCTCTCCTATACAATGCGATACAATATGTCTCTTAAACTCACCCATCTGATACGATAGATATTGATACTGAAATCCTTATTTATATCCTTGGCCAATAATCTTTACTGACCTTTGATTCAACTTGATTTCAAACTGTTTTCTAACAATGATCTTGAGGAGTATGTCTAGAGCAACTCTTGGTTATGTTGCTTAGCGGGGAGAATGCATAAAAATTTATCATCTCCACAAGACTATTTATGGGTTGAAACAGGTCTCTTGTGATTGGTTTGAGAAATCCAATAAGGTTGTTGGTGGTTATGTGTTCACATAGTACTTCTCTAATCATTTTGTTTGCGTTCATTGATGTGGATCCAAGGTGATTATTCTTGTTGTATATGTGAATGATATTATTAattttggaaaaagaaattgACTCTTCTAGGATGAAGGATGTTAAGGTATTTTTCAAatcaacattttcaaatgaCAGATTTAGGTATGCTTGATATTTATTGGGCATTGAAGTTGTTCAATCTAGATATGGTGTTAGTCtgtcctagaagaagaatgtgCTTAATCTTCTATCTGAGATTGGGATTTTGGGTCTAACCATGTGGATATTCCTATGGGTTCTTATCTGAAGCTTGGAGTGTGTGATGATAAAGAAATTAGTACATGCAACTAGTTGGAAAATATCTACCTAATTATTACTTGAccaattatttcttttattgttgGTATTATTAGTCAGTTCATAGAAAGTCAAAACCAGGCTCAAAGGTTGCATTTCTCAATTTGAGGGATCTTAAATGTGCTCCCAGGAAAGATCTTTATTATTAGTAGCATCATTgtcatatatacatataatggGTTACtctaatgctttttttttttttgatagaaagttACTCTAATGCTGACTTGGgctggtgatgatgatgatcgcAAAAATACTGCTAGATAATGTATCATATATACAAGGGGAGGGCATAAAAAAACCCATCCCTTGAGAGAAATCTTGAATCATCAAATCAAAATGGTTTATATCGATATTTcatattcatctttttcaaatttcaactttTTCTTCTTACCATAGTCGTTCTACCTGGCAGCAGAACATTGTGGAAGTACaaggaagaagataaaaaggACATGGAAGTCAGTGGGACAAGCAAATTCCCAGGCCAAGAATGGTTATTTCAACTTTTGCAGCATGACTTCTTCCAACCATGCAACTGTTCTCTTGGAAAAGGGTGTAATTTTTATTGTAGTGATTGTTTGGGAAATCCTTTCTGTAAGTCTTGCAAGCCTACCCATGAAGGTCATTCCATTCTCCAGGTTAGATCTTCTCACAGTCGACCCAAGACTATGGTTGTAAGATTGGTGATCACATTTAACATTGTTTATGGTTCTTTTGCAGATTCGAAAGACATCTCGCCGCGATTCAATTCACATAGAGGACCTCAACTACTTATTGGACATATCTGGAATCCAACGAGTGATGATTAATGGTGCAAAGGCTATATATCTTAAGCCTAAAAGCAAGAACCAACACAATGGGAGTGGGAGAAGGAATAATAGTAGCAGCGAGAATAGGTGTGAATGCTGTACTGCAAAATTGCTTCAAGGCAATTACAGATTCTGCTCTCTCTACTGCAAGAGCTTTAACGCCAACGTATCTGATGGAGAtgatgagaatcacaatagcagTGATAGCATTACAGAGAATGGTGATTCCAGAAGAAGCGAAGAAAAATCTCTACTTGTcaagaagaggaaaggaaatcctagaaggtcccctTTGTATTGATCCGGTGACTGCTTGTTTATATTATCCTTGATGttcatgggtttttttttttggtgaagctAATAGGGAACCTTGAAGATCTATCTAATTATGGGAGGAAACTATGTCTGGTTTATAGTTTGCTAAAAACTTTAGTCTATTTTAATTGATGAGATAATTTTCATTTGTTTATCTGTGATTGTAAGTGCCTTAAGGTTTGTATGGCATGGAGGGAGATTTTTCACATCATTCGACATCCACACTATAATATGGGatcaaaaaaccaaaataagtgATTTTATCCATTCTAAAAGGAAATTTGATTCTTGGAACTTCTTTCACACTCATGTCACATTGAGgtattggagaagaaaaaaCTGCAAACTCTAATCTAATTTATTTTAATCGATTTGTTGACAAGTTGAGTgctttattcattcatccacGGAGACTTAACGGGGATCATCATAATCAAATTccaatgaaatgaaatctttgGGATGAATCAATAAAATATGTGTAGAGCGGCTTCTCTCAATCAATGCTACAACATTTTAGTTGAGTCTAAGAATGGGGTTTTTGCTGGGTTAGGCCTGAACTTTGCAATGGAGTTCCTAATGAAATTTGTTCCTGAGTCAATCCCCTCTAGCCTATAGGCtaaatccatcttttttttttttcctattttccagATTCATCTAATTATGGTTATGGACGAATCGAAATTGAATTGATGCTTTATTACACTACTTTTTATGAGATGATTCACAGACagacaaaaattttttttttgaaccctATCAATGAAAAGACATCAATTCAAATCCTAGATCTTCGAATTGAGAGAGATTAGGAATTCTTGCTATTTCTTAGATCGATGAATCAAATTTGATTCAATGGAATCTTTCACTCACatttacttttaaatttttgCTACAAAGGATTGATCTAGACAGACTTTATCATGTAAAAGAGAATCTGAGAATATATGTGTGAGTACTCATATGTTGTATGTATCCAATCATATCATTACCAAAGTCTTGCATAGTGGACAATCAATTGTATCATTTCATAAGATTCTCATCATTGATGTTGATCTAAGAGGTCCTCACATTACAAGGTGGGCGTGTATTCTCTCAAATCTCTTTTTAAACCATCCTCTCTCATATTAGaaatatggtgaaaaatataatGAATGAACCCAGATATATAACACATTTGACAAGGGTATGTGAAGGCACACTGCACACACAAATGCTAGTAGACATGTAGGTCTGACTTGGTCCGCCTAAGGCCTAATAATCGTGGCCTTGAAATTATCGGAATTGTCTCGCGCTGGCTTAAGCCCAAACTTTTAGGGGACTAGCTCAAGCTGATAGCAGCCCAACTCAATACACCAGCCCAAGCCCGAAATATTAAGCATGCATAAATAGCATGCACAAGGAGAAAGTAAGGTTAAAACTTTTTCAATAAGGCCACTAGGCCAGGCAACTAAGGGGCCACAGAAGGTCTACAAGGAGGCCAGACAAGGGACACGAGAGGCTAGCAAGGGGCCCATTGGGAGACTTGGTAATACTTATTACAATACTACAACAACTACTGCTAGtattactattttctttttaaagagATGGGGAATGAGAGTGTCAAACCAACGTCTTTCCTTGGCCGGGTTAACATGAGAGCCCAACTGCTTAGCTCCCTGCCAATGAACTAGAAGCTCAATCCATAATATCATAACCTCACATGCATGTTGAAGGACCCTCTTGATTGCCAACCAAAATTTTTGATAGTCTCAGATTTTTCAATGCTTCATTTTGACATTTGGCAAGTTAGGCTAAAACATGACACATGAACAGACCTGGAGTCTACCATTCCACAAAATACTTACAACATTATGCTTATTTGGTTTGACATATAAGCTTCAGATGAGTGCCTCGACCTgctatttttcttaatttattctTATTTAATTATTACTTCTAGTAGTATTAATGAGTTTGAATATATAGAtatatgggggaaaaaaaatcctgtCAGTCTGGCGTAGGAGATGGCCAGACTATGTAGGGTGTGTAAAGATTgcactcccccctcccccttggCATGTGATGAATATGTTCCTATTCGTCCTCCCATTGGCCCGCTGATCTAGTGTTTCCGGCAGGGTTCTCTTACCCTAGATATATCAAATGTTTCCATCTTTTGAACTGAAACAGTCTCTGCATAA is drawn from Macadamia integrifolia cultivar HAES 741 chromosome 7, SCU_Mint_v3, whole genome shotgun sequence and contains these coding sequences:
- the LOC122083386 gene encoding protein RGF1 INDUCIBLE TRANSCRIPTION FACTOR 1-like, which codes for MEVSGTSKFPGQEWLFQLLQHDFFQPCNCSLGKGCNFYCSDCLGNPFCKSCKPTHEGHSILQIRKTSRRDSIHIEDLNYLLDISGIQRVMINGAKAIYLKPKSKNQHNGSGRRNNSSSENRCECCTAKLLQGNYRFCSLYCKSFNANVSDGDDENHNSSDSITENGDSRRSEEKSLLVKKRKGNPRRSPLY